In Manis pentadactyla isolate mManPen7 chromosome 8, mManPen7.hap1, whole genome shotgun sequence, the following are encoded in one genomic region:
- the NODAL gene encoding nodal homolog isoform X1, with the protein MILQLPPGRNSGGGAAARAQFIRRRRRTSKPRQPTMHAHRLLLLLVHAGWVLLQVGAATATLHTRGQPSSPSPLAYMLSLYRDPLPRADIIRSLQAQDVEVNGQNWTFAFDFSFLSQAEDLVWAELRLQLSSTVDHPPELPLSIEIFHQLKMDAEQDPANCLEHLQMDLFTVSPSQVTFSLGSMVLEVTKPLSKWLEHPGELEEQMSSLAGECRQQPPTPPVINVLLVLYSNLSPEQRRLSSSTLLWEAESSWRAQEGQLSQERARRLRRHHLPDRSQLCRKVKFQVDFNLIGWGSWIIYPKQYNAYRCEGECPNPVGEEFHPTNHAYIQSLLKRYQPHRVPSTCCAPVKTKPLSMLYVDNGRVLLEHHKDMIVEECGCL; encoded by the exons aTGATCTTACAGCTTCCCCCAGGGAGGAACAGTGGGGGCGGAGCGGCTGCGAGGGCCCAGTTTATAAGGAGAAGGAGGCGCACTTCCAAGCCCCGCCAGCCCACCATGCACGCCCACCGCCTGCTGTTGCTCCTCGTGCACGCCGGGTGGGTCCTGCTCCAGGTTGGCGCCGCGACGGCGACCCTACATACGCGGGGGCAGCCCTCGTCGCCGTCACCTCTAGCGTATATGCTGAGCCTCTACCGCGACCCACTGCCCCGGGCGGACATCATCCGCAGCCTGCAGGCGCAAG ATGTGGAGGTGAATGGACAGAACTGGACCTTCGCTTTTGATTTCTCCTTCCTGAGTCAAGCAGAGGACCTGGTATGGGCTGAGCTGCGGCTGCAGCTGTCCAGCACTGTGGACCATCCCCCTGAGCTCCCACTGTCCATTGAGATTTTCCACCAGCTGAAAATGGATGCAGAGCAGGACCCAGCCAACTGCCTGGAGCATCTTCAGATGGACCTGTTCACTGTCTCTCCATCCCAGGTTACCTTTTCCTTGGGAAGCATGGTCCTGGAAGTGACCAAGCCACTCTCCAAGTGGCTAGAGCACCCTGGGGAGCTGGAAGAGCAGATGTCCAGTCTGGCTGGAGAGTGCCGGCAGCAGCCTCCCACACCCCCTGTCATCAATGTGCTCCTTGTGCTCTACTCCAATCTGTCCCCAGAGCAGAGGCGGCTGAGCAGCAGCACCTTGCTGTGGGAAGCTGAGAGCTCCTGGAGGGCCCAAGAGGGCCAGCTCTCTCAGGAGAGGGCCAGGAGGCTCCGTCGTCATCACCTGCCAGACAGAAGCCAACTGTGTCGGAAGGTCAAGTTCCAGGTGGACTTCAACCTGATTGGATGGGGCTCCTGGATCATCTATCCCAAACAGTACAATGCCTATCGTTGTGAGGGCGAATGTCCAAACCCTGTCGGGGAGGAGTTCCATCCAACCAACCATGCATACATCCAG agtcTGCTGAAGCGATACCAACCCCACCGAGTGCCTTCCACTTGCTGTGCCCCAGTGAAGACCAAGCCATTGAGCATGCTCTATGTGGACAATGGTAGAGTCCTTCTAGAGCATCATAAAGACATGATTGTGGAAGAATGTGGGTGCCTTTGA
- the NODAL gene encoding nodal homolog isoform X3, with translation MDAEQDPANCLEHLQMDLFTVSPSQVTFSLGSMVLEVTKPLSKWLEHPGELEEQMSSLAGECRQQPPTPPVINVLLVLYSNLSPEQRRLSSSTLLWEAESSWRAQEGQLSQERARRLRRHHLPDRSQLCRKVKFQVDFNLIGWGSWIIYPKQYNAYRCEGECPNPVGEEFHPTNHAYIQSLLKRYQPHRVPSTCCAPVKTKPLSMLYVDNGRVLLEHHKDMIVEECGCL, from the exons ATGGATGCAGAGCAGGACCCAGCCAACTGCCTGGAGCATCTTCAGATGGACCTGTTCACTGTCTCTCCATCCCAGGTTACCTTTTCCTTGGGAAGCATGGTCCTGGAAGTGACCAAGCCACTCTCCAAGTGGCTAGAGCACCCTGGGGAGCTGGAAGAGCAGATGTCCAGTCTGGCTGGAGAGTGCCGGCAGCAGCCTCCCACACCCCCTGTCATCAATGTGCTCCTTGTGCTCTACTCCAATCTGTCCCCAGAGCAGAGGCGGCTGAGCAGCAGCACCTTGCTGTGGGAAGCTGAGAGCTCCTGGAGGGCCCAAGAGGGCCAGCTCTCTCAGGAGAGGGCCAGGAGGCTCCGTCGTCATCACCTGCCAGACAGAAGCCAACTGTGTCGGAAGGTCAAGTTCCAGGTGGACTTCAACCTGATTGGATGGGGCTCCTGGATCATCTATCCCAAACAGTACAATGCCTATCGTTGTGAGGGCGAATGTCCAAACCCTGTCGGGGAGGAGTTCCATCCAACCAACCATGCATACATCCAG agtcTGCTGAAGCGATACCAACCCCACCGAGTGCCTTCCACTTGCTGTGCCCCAGTGAAGACCAAGCCATTGAGCATGCTCTATGTGGACAATGGTAGAGTCCTTCTAGAGCATCATAAAGACATGATTGTGGAAGAATGTGGGTGCCTTTGA
- the NODAL gene encoding nodal homolog isoform X2 encodes MVSCLRVSALRKFPMDSRDQEVTTEHFWDVEVNGQNWTFAFDFSFLSQAEDLVWAELRLQLSSTVDHPPELPLSIEIFHQLKMDAEQDPANCLEHLQMDLFTVSPSQVTFSLGSMVLEVTKPLSKWLEHPGELEEQMSSLAGECRQQPPTPPVINVLLVLYSNLSPEQRRLSSSTLLWEAESSWRAQEGQLSQERARRLRRHHLPDRSQLCRKVKFQVDFNLIGWGSWIIYPKQYNAYRCEGECPNPVGEEFHPTNHAYIQSLLKRYQPHRVPSTCCAPVKTKPLSMLYVDNGRVLLEHHKDMIVEECGCL; translated from the exons atggtgtcttgcctgagggtttcagccctgcgcaagttccctatggattcaagAGACCAAGAAGTGACAACAGAACATTTTTGGG ATGTGGAGGTGAATGGACAGAACTGGACCTTCGCTTTTGATTTCTCCTTCCTGAGTCAAGCAGAGGACCTGGTATGGGCTGAGCTGCGGCTGCAGCTGTCCAGCACTGTGGACCATCCCCCTGAGCTCCCACTGTCCATTGAGATTTTCCACCAGCTGAAAATGGATGCAGAGCAGGACCCAGCCAACTGCCTGGAGCATCTTCAGATGGACCTGTTCACTGTCTCTCCATCCCAGGTTACCTTTTCCTTGGGAAGCATGGTCCTGGAAGTGACCAAGCCACTCTCCAAGTGGCTAGAGCACCCTGGGGAGCTGGAAGAGCAGATGTCCAGTCTGGCTGGAGAGTGCCGGCAGCAGCCTCCCACACCCCCTGTCATCAATGTGCTCCTTGTGCTCTACTCCAATCTGTCCCCAGAGCAGAGGCGGCTGAGCAGCAGCACCTTGCTGTGGGAAGCTGAGAGCTCCTGGAGGGCCCAAGAGGGCCAGCTCTCTCAGGAGAGGGCCAGGAGGCTCCGTCGTCATCACCTGCCAGACAGAAGCCAACTGTGTCGGAAGGTCAAGTTCCAGGTGGACTTCAACCTGATTGGATGGGGCTCCTGGATCATCTATCCCAAACAGTACAATGCCTATCGTTGTGAGGGCGAATGTCCAAACCCTGTCGGGGAGGAGTTCCATCCAACCAACCATGCATACATCCAG agtcTGCTGAAGCGATACCAACCCCACCGAGTGCCTTCCACTTGCTGTGCCCCAGTGAAGACCAAGCCATTGAGCATGCTCTATGTGGACAATGGTAGAGTCCTTCTAGAGCATCATAAAGACATGATTGTGGAAGAATGTGGGTGCCTTTGA